One genomic window of Luteitalea pratensis includes the following:
- the fusA gene encoding elongation factor G: protein MPTYAAASIRNVAVVGHNGSGKTQLISAVLFTAGATTRLGRVDDGTAPTDFDEEAIVRKHTLAATPAWLDWHGTKVNLVDTPGFGNFLSETGATLRVTDAALVVVDAVAGVEVQTERVWALANDERLAKFVVVNRLDRERASFVTALEDLHAAFGRSLVPVQLPYGEEKGFRGVIDLVAQRAYTYEGGTGRGKPVAIPESIAAEAKNAREALVELVAEADDDLMSRFFDEGTLSDDELVAGLRTAVRTGAVVPVFCASGAENIGTDRLLEALVHYTPSPVDRPLPAIEKSSGDAITTLADESGPTRVFVWKTVADPFAGRISLFRVVTGIVRNDSTLTNLTRGTQERIAHLMALQGKTQAQVTELHAGDLGAIAKLKDAQTGDTLSDRAADLTLPPIAFAAPLMSYALEPKSRGDEDKISTALHRLQEEDPTIRTDRDPRTHEQLISGQGQMHLEVTVAKLKRRFGVDVTLKLPRIPYLETITASTEAHGRHKKQTGGHGQFGDCKIRVEPLPRGADFQFEDDIFGGSIPRQYVPAVEKGIQEARTRGFLAGFPMVDFKATVFDGSFHPVDSNELAFKMAGSIAFRDAMTRARPVLLEPIMQVEVHAPNEFAGDLMGDLNGRRGRISGMEARGHATVIKAQVPMSEMLTYEQHLTSATGGRGSYHMAHSHYEEVPAHLQAKIVAAHKTEHGVEHSEA from the coding sequence ATGCCCACCTATGCAGCGGCGTCCATTCGCAACGTGGCAGTCGTCGGCCACAACGGCTCCGGCAAGACCCAGCTCATCTCCGCGGTGCTGTTCACGGCTGGAGCCACGACCCGCCTGGGCCGCGTCGACGACGGGACGGCACCCACCGACTTCGACGAAGAGGCCATCGTCCGCAAGCACACGCTGGCCGCGACGCCGGCCTGGCTCGACTGGCACGGCACGAAGGTCAACCTCGTCGACACACCCGGTTTCGGCAACTTCCTGAGCGAAACGGGCGCCACACTGCGAGTGACCGACGCCGCCCTCGTGGTCGTCGACGCGGTGGCAGGTGTGGAAGTGCAGACCGAACGCGTCTGGGCCCTGGCCAACGATGAGCGGCTGGCGAAGTTCGTCGTCGTCAATCGCCTGGATCGCGAGCGTGCCAGCTTTGTGACCGCCCTCGAGGATCTGCATGCCGCCTTCGGACGATCCCTCGTGCCGGTGCAGTTGCCGTACGGCGAGGAGAAGGGCTTCCGCGGCGTCATCGACCTGGTGGCCCAACGGGCCTACACCTACGAGGGCGGCACCGGGCGTGGCAAGCCGGTCGCCATCCCGGAAAGCATCGCGGCCGAGGCCAAGAACGCCCGGGAAGCGCTGGTGGAGCTCGTGGCGGAAGCCGACGACGACCTGATGTCGCGGTTCTTCGACGAGGGGACGCTCAGCGACGACGAACTGGTGGCGGGGCTGCGGACGGCCGTGCGTACGGGTGCGGTCGTACCGGTGTTCTGCGCCTCCGGGGCCGAGAACATCGGTACCGATCGCCTCCTCGAGGCGTTGGTGCACTACACGCCTTCACCAGTGGATCGGCCGCTGCCGGCCATCGAGAAGTCGAGCGGGGACGCGATCACGACGTTGGCCGACGAGAGCGGCCCGACGCGTGTGTTCGTGTGGAAGACGGTGGCCGATCCATTCGCTGGCCGCATCTCGCTGTTCCGGGTCGTCACCGGCATCGTGCGCAACGACAGCACGCTGACCAACCTCACGCGCGGCACCCAGGAGCGTATCGCCCACCTGATGGCCCTGCAGGGCAAGACGCAGGCCCAGGTGACCGAACTGCACGCGGGTGACCTTGGCGCGATCGCCAAGCTGAAGGATGCCCAGACCGGCGACACGCTCTCGGACAGGGCCGCCGACCTGACGTTGCCGCCGATTGCGTTTGCGGCGCCACTGATGTCGTATGCCCTCGAGCCCAAGTCACGCGGGGACGAGGACAAGATCAGCACGGCGCTGCATCGGCTCCAGGAGGAAGACCCGACGATTCGGACCGATCGGGATCCCCGCACCCACGAGCAGCTGATCTCGGGGCAGGGCCAGATGCACCTCGAGGTGACGGTCGCGAAGTTGAAGCGGCGCTTTGGCGTCGACGTGACGCTGAAGCTGCCACGCATCCCGTACCTCGAGACGATCACGGCCAGTACGGAGGCGCATGGCCGCCACAAGAAACAGACCGGCGGCCACGGCCAGTTCGGCGATTGCAAGATCCGCGTCGAGCCGCTGCCGCGCGGCGCCGACTTCCAGTTCGAGGACGACATCTTCGGCGGATCGATCCCGCGACAATACGTGCCGGCCGTGGAGAAGGGCATCCAGGAGGCCCGCACGCGCGGCTTCCTCGCCGGGTTCCCGATGGTCGACTTCAAGGCCACCGTGTTCGACGGCTCGTTCCATCCCGTGGACAGCAATGAACTCGCCTTCAAGATGGCGGGATCGATCGCCTTCCGGGACGCGATGACACGCGCCAGGCCAGTGCTGCTCGAGCCGATCATGCAGGTGGAGGTACACGCCCCGAACGAGTTCGCCGGCGACCTGATGGGCGACCTCAACGGCCGCCGCGGCCGGATCAGCGGCATGGAGGCGCGTGGCCACGCGACGGTCATCAAGGCACAGGTCCCGATGTCGGAGATGCTCACGTACGAGCAGCACCTGACCTCGGCGACGGGTGGGCGCGGGTCGTACCACATGGCGCACTCGCACTACGAGGAGGTGCCGGCTCACCTGCAGGCCAAGATCGTGGCGGCGCACAAGACCGAGCACGGCGTCGAACACAGCGAGGCGTAG
- a CDS encoding CehA/McbA family metallohydrolase produces MKSRRLLLSSSLLCAGLYVVVAGQPSSPAPAASALRWFKGNTHTHTLNSDGDSSPDDVVRWYRDHKYNFLVLTDHNYLTSVDGLNALHGADDKFLVVKGEEVSSGFQSRPLHINALNPDRLVPPSREGSTVAAVLQNNVDAIRMAGGVPHINHPNFGWAITADDLAGLRNNKLFEVYNGHPMVNNAGGSGHPSLEQTWDTLLSRGILLFGLATDDAHEFKKLDDLSSSRPGMGWVMVRAEKLEAKAIVAAIERGDFYASTGVELAAYEATATAITLKVKPRLWGSQPSENMWAGYRITFIGKGGAVLQEVEGTDATYTVKGSEGYVRARITQSDGKAAWTQPVVVGR; encoded by the coding sequence ATGAAGTCGCGCCGTCTGCTCCTTTCGTCGTCGCTGCTGTGTGCCGGACTGTACGTGGTCGTGGCCGGTCAGCCGTCCTCACCGGCACCAGCCGCGAGCGCCCTGCGCTGGTTCAAGGGCAACACCCACACCCACACGCTGAACAGCGACGGCGACAGCTCGCCTGACGACGTCGTGCGCTGGTACCGGGACCACAAGTACAACTTCCTTGTCCTGACCGACCACAACTACCTGACGTCGGTCGATGGCCTCAATGCCCTGCACGGAGCCGACGACAAGTTCCTGGTGGTCAAGGGCGAGGAAGTGTCGTCCGGCTTCCAGAGCAGGCCGTTGCACATCAACGCCCTCAACCCCGATCGGCTCGTCCCGCCGAGCCGCGAGGGCTCGACCGTCGCCGCGGTGCTGCAGAACAACGTCGATGCCATCCGCATGGCGGGCGGCGTGCCACACATCAACCATCCGAATTTCGGGTGGGCGATCACAGCTGACGACCTCGCAGGACTCCGCAACAACAAGCTGTTCGAGGTCTACAACGGCCATCCCATGGTCAACAACGCCGGGGGCTCCGGGCACCCGAGCCTCGAGCAGACCTGGGACACGCTGTTGTCCCGGGGCATCCTCCTGTTCGGCCTCGCCACCGACGATGCCCACGAGTTCAAGAAGCTCGACGACCTCTCGTCGTCGCGGCCGGGCATGGGCTGGGTGATGGTGCGGGCCGAGAAGCTCGAGGCGAAGGCGATCGTCGCCGCGATCGAGCGCGGCGACTTCTATGCGTCGACGGGCGTCGAACTGGCCGCCTACGAGGCCACCGCCACCGCGATCACGCTGAAGGTGAAGCCGCGGCTGTGGGGCTCGCAACCCAGCGAGAACATGTGGGCGGGCTACCGCATCACGTTCATCGGGAAGGGTGGCGCGGTGCTCCAGGAGGTCGAGGGCACTGACGCGACCTACACCGTGAAGGGCTCGGAAGGCTACGTCCGCGCGCGGATCACGCAGTCGGATGGCAAGGCCGCGTGGACGCAACCGGTCGTGGTGGGCAGGTAA
- a CDS encoding PHP domain-containing protein, with the protein MSRRFLLLFSLLCAGLYAVVAGQPAPSAPAAGSLRWFKGNTHTHTLNSDGDSTPDEVVRWYRENRYNFVVLTDHNFLTDVTALNAVHGADEKFLVIKGEEVSSRFDSKPLHINGLDVSRRIEPLSGSSVADALQKNVDAIRAADGVPHINHPNFGWAITADELATVRNNRLFEIYNGHPRVNNLGGNGHPGLEEIWDTLLSRGVELYGIAVDDAHHFKRLGDLSSSRPGMGWVVVRAPRLEARAILAAMERGDFYASTGVELSDYRVADGTMTVSIDPVPTSGYRIRFIGKGGTVLEDVQGPTATYRIKGTEGYVRAKVIESNGKQAWMQPVMVGR; encoded by the coding sequence ATGTCGCGTCGTTTCCTCCTCTTGTTCTCGCTGCTGTGTGCCGGTCTGTATGCGGTCGTGGCCGGTCAGCCCGCACCGTCGGCGCCAGCGGCCGGGTCTCTCCGCTGGTTCAAGGGCAACACGCACACGCATACCCTCAACAGCGACGGCGACAGCACGCCCGACGAAGTGGTTCGTTGGTACCGGGAGAATCGCTACAACTTCGTGGTCCTGACCGACCACAACTTCCTCACCGACGTCACCGCGCTCAACGCGGTGCACGGCGCCGACGAGAAGTTCCTGGTCATCAAGGGCGAGGAAGTGTCGTCGCGATTCGATTCGAAACCGCTGCACATCAACGGGCTCGATGTCTCGCGCCGCATCGAGCCGCTTTCGGGGAGCAGCGTCGCCGACGCGCTGCAGAAGAACGTCGACGCCATCCGCGCGGCCGACGGCGTGCCGCACATCAACCACCCGAACTTCGGGTGGGCCATCACCGCCGACGAACTCGCCACGGTTCGCAACAACCGCCTGTTCGAGATCTACAACGGGCATCCGAGAGTGAACAACCTCGGGGGCAACGGTCATCCCGGCCTCGAGGAGATCTGGGACACCCTGCTCTCACGTGGTGTCGAGCTGTATGGGATTGCCGTCGACGATGCGCACCACTTCAAGCGGCTCGGCGACCTGTCATCCTCGCGCCCGGGCATGGGCTGGGTCGTCGTCCGCGCTCCCCGGCTCGAGGCGCGTGCGATTCTCGCGGCGATGGAGCGTGGGGATTTCTACGCCTCGACCGGCGTGGAGTTGAGCGACTATCGCGTGGCCGACGGCACGATGACCGTGTCGATCGACCCGGTCCCGACGTCGGGTTATCGCATCCGGTTCATCGGCAAGGGCGGCACGGTGCTCGAGGACGTGCAAGGCCCGACGGCAACCTACCGCATCAAGGGCACCGAAGGTTACGTGCGCGCGAAGGTCATCGAGTCCAACGGCAAACAGGCGTGGATGCAGCCGGTCATGGTGGGTAGGTAA
- the rplQ gene encoding 50S ribosomal protein L17, producing MRHGVAHRKLGRVTEHRIALLRNQAQALLRHERIETTLPKAKELRPYVERLISVAKRSLVAQGTDEEKRLRRMTAERLVARDVADKKVVTKLFDTLAPRFVERPGGYTRLLKLGHRRGDAAEVAQIELVGSEYDPNAGTADAEGAAEQPKGLRGRARAAVKKLQDEGAAEGDEKPKRARKSAKKDE from the coding sequence ATGAGACACGGTGTTGCCCATCGCAAGCTCGGACGCGTGACCGAGCACCGCATCGCCCTCCTGCGCAACCAGGCCCAGGCGTTGCTCCGCCACGAGCGGATTGAGACCACGCTGCCCAAGGCCAAGGAACTCCGCCCGTACGTCGAGCGGCTGATTTCGGTGGCCAAGCGCAGCCTCGTCGCCCAGGGGACCGACGAAGAGAAGCGCCTGCGCCGGATGACGGCCGAGCGCCTCGTCGCCCGTGACGTGGCCGACAAGAAGGTCGTCACCAAGCTGTTCGACACCCTCGCGCCACGGTTCGTGGAGCGTCCGGGTGGCTACACGCGGCTGCTGAAGCTGGGCCACCGTCGTGGCGATGCAGCCGAGGTCGCCCAGATCGAACTGGTTGGCAGCGAGTACGACCCGAACGCCGGCACCGCCGACGCCGAGGGCGCCGCCGAACAGCCCAAGGGCCTCCGTGGCCGCGCCCGGGCAGCCGTCAAGAAGCTCCAGGACGAAGGCGCCGCGGAAGGCGACGAGAAGCCCAAGCGCGCCCGCAAGAGCGCCAAGAAGGACGAGTAG
- a CDS encoding DNA-directed RNA polymerase subunit alpha: MLWKGFQRPKRLDVDREGQTGRFGRFTAQPFERGWGTTIGNAMRRVLLSSIEGAAITAVKIEGVQHEFSPVEGVVEDATDIILNLKQVPFKLHGDEVKMLYVRIDKPGPVHARDIEVDQSVEVLDPDAHIATVSEGGKLYMELRLKNGRGYVSADRNFDEDLGIGWIPVDSVHSPVRKVNYLVESARVGQNTDYDKLTLEVSTSGAITPTEAIELAAQLLRDHLFIFGGDDDDDVVVGEGGDATPATLTEESNEHLDKSIEELELSVRSYNCLKNANIRTIRELVAKTENDLLKTKNFGRKSLNEIKEILQTMGLSLGMSVEQPAQ, translated from the coding sequence ATGCTGTGGAAGGGGTTCCAGCGCCCGAAGCGTCTCGACGTCGACCGCGAGGGCCAGACCGGCCGATTCGGACGGTTCACCGCGCAGCCGTTCGAGCGCGGGTGGGGTACCACCATCGGCAATGCGATGCGCCGGGTGTTGCTGTCGTCCATCGAGGGCGCGGCGATCACCGCGGTGAAGATCGAGGGTGTCCAGCACGAGTTCTCGCCCGTCGAGGGCGTCGTGGAAGACGCCACCGACATCATCCTCAACCTCAAGCAGGTGCCGTTCAAGCTGCATGGGGACGAGGTCAAGATGCTGTACGTGCGCATCGACAAGCCCGGGCCGGTGCACGCGCGTGACATCGAGGTCGACCAGTCGGTCGAGGTCCTCGATCCCGACGCGCACATCGCAACCGTGTCCGAGGGCGGCAAGCTGTACATGGAACTGCGCCTGAAGAACGGGCGCGGCTACGTGTCGGCCGACCGCAACTTCGACGAGGATCTCGGCATCGGCTGGATCCCCGTGGACTCGGTGCACTCGCCGGTCCGCAAGGTGAACTACCTGGTCGAGTCGGCGCGCGTGGGCCAGAACACGGACTACGACAAGCTGACCCTCGAGGTCTCGACCAGCGGCGCCATCACGCCGACCGAGGCCATCGAACTGGCGGCGCAGCTGCTCCGCGACCACCTCTTCATCTTCGGCGGCGACGACGACGACGACGTCGTGGTCGGCGAGGGCGGCGATGCCACCCCCGCGACGCTCACCGAGGAGAGCAACGAGCACCTCGACAAGAGCATCGAAGAGCTCGAGCTGTCGGTCCGTTCGTACAACTGTCTGAAGAACGCCAACATCCGGACCATCCGGGAGCTGGTGGCCAAGACGGAGAACGACCTGCTCAAGACCAAGAACTTTGGCCGCAAGTCGCTCAACGAGATCAAGGAGATCCTCCAGACCATGGGTCTCAGCCTCGGCATGAGCGTGGAGCAGCCAGCTCAGTAA
- the rpsD gene encoding 30S ribosomal protein S4, translating to MARYIGPVCRLCRREGMKLFLKGERCYTEKCAIEKRNLPPGQHGKARKAKMLGYGLQLREKQKVKRTYGVLENQFRRYFEAADRQRGITGETLLQLLERRLDNAIYRLGFATSRPQARQLVKHGHFLVNGKKVDIPSYQLRQGDVVALRQSSEKNPAILHAIEEVKGRGIPEWLSLDAAASSGRVVSLPTREQINLPVQEQLIVELYSK from the coding sequence ATGGCTCGATATATCGGACCCGTCTGCCGCCTCTGCCGGCGTGAGGGGATGAAGCTGTTCCTCAAGGGTGAACGCTGCTACACGGAGAAGTGCGCGATCGAGAAGCGCAACCTCCCGCCGGGGCAGCACGGCAAGGCACGCAAGGCGAAGATGCTCGGCTACGGCCTGCAGCTGCGCGAGAAGCAGAAGGTCAAGCGCACCTACGGCGTGCTGGAGAACCAGTTCCGTCGCTACTTCGAGGCCGCCGATCGCCAGCGTGGGATCACCGGCGAGACGCTCCTGCAGCTGCTCGAGCGGCGCCTCGACAACGCGATCTACCGCCTCGGGTTCGCCACCTCGCGACCGCAGGCGCGTCAGCTCGTCAAGCACGGCCACTTCCTCGTCAACGGCAAGAAGGTGGACATCCCGTCCTACCAGCTGCGCCAGGGCGATGTCGTCGCGCTGCGGCAGTCGAGCGAGAAGAACCCGGCGATTCTCCACGCCATCGAGGAAGTGAAGGGCCGCGGCATTCCGGAGTGGCTCTCCCTCGACGCGGCGGCGTCCTCGGGTCGCGTGGTGTCGCTGCCGACGCGCGAGCAGATCAACCTGCCCGTGCAGGAGCAGCTGATCGTCGAGCTCTACTCGAAGTAG
- the rpsK gene encoding 30S ribosomal protein S11 gives MADEKKSGAAGRKKVFKKRGEKKVVHSGVAHIQASFNNTLVTITDAEGNVVSWSSAGAIGFKGSRKGTPFAATQAAMNAGTAAKGVGMRSIEVRVKGPGAGRESAVRALSNVGLDVKTIRDVTPIPHNGCRPPKKRRV, from the coding sequence ATGGCAGACGAGAAGAAGTCAGGCGCGGCAGGCCGCAAGAAGGTGTTCAAGAAGCGCGGCGAGAAGAAGGTCGTCCACAGCGGCGTGGCCCACATCCAGGCCTCGTTCAACAACACGCTGGTGACGATCACCGATGCCGAGGGCAACGTGGTGTCGTGGTCGAGTGCCGGGGCGATCGGCTTCAAGGGATCGCGCAAGGGCACACCGTTTGCCGCCACGCAGGCGGCCATGAATGCCGGCACCGCCGCGAAGGGCGTGGGAATGCGCTCGATCGAGGTGCGTGTCAAGGGACCGGGTGCGGGTCGCGAATCGGCCGTCCGCGCTCTTTCAAACGTCGGGTTGGACGTGAAGACCATCCGCGACGTCACGCCGATTCCGCACAACGGCTGCCGGCCGCCCAAGAAGCGTCGCGTCTAG
- the rpsM gene encoding 30S ribosomal protein S13, whose protein sequence is MARIAGVDLPRTKRVEIGLTYIFGIGRKRSGDILKASGVSPDVRVKDLTEEDVRAISKVIEEVGGVEGDLRKEVSLNIKRLMEIGCYRGLRHRRSLPVRGQRTKTNARTRKGPRKGAIAKKKTV, encoded by the coding sequence ATGGCACGTATCGCAGGCGTGGATCTTCCGCGTACCAAGCGCGTCGAGATCGGACTGACCTACATCTTCGGCATCGGGCGCAAGCGCTCGGGCGACATCCTCAAGGCATCGGGCGTGAGCCCGGACGTGCGGGTCAAGGACCTCACGGAAGAGGATGTGCGCGCCATTTCGAAGGTGATCGAGGAAGTGGGCGGCGTCGAGGGCGACCTCCGCAAGGAAGTCTCGCTCAACATCAAGCGCTTGATGGAGATCGGCTGCTACCGCGGCCTGCGGCACCGCCGCAGCCTGCCGGTGCGTGGCCAGCGCACGAAGACCAACGCGCGTACGCGAAAGGGCCCGCGCAAGGGCGCCATCGCGAAGAAGAAGACGGTGTAG
- the rpmJ gene encoding 50S ribosomal protein L36, protein MKVRASVKRICVKCKIVRRRGVVRVICDNQKHKQRQG, encoded by the coding sequence ATGAAGGTCAGAGCATCGGTGAAGCGCATTTGCGTGAAGTGCAAGATTGTCCGGCGACGCGGTGTCGTGCGGGTGATTTGCGATAACCAGAAGCACAAGCAGCGGCAGGGATAG
- the infA gene encoding translation initiation factor IF-1, translating to MAREDDGLRGTVIEQLPQALYRVSLDSGHVITAHGTGDIRRNFVRILVGDRVVVRVSPLDVTRGRIVERLR from the coding sequence ATGGCCCGCGAGGATGACGGGCTGCGCGGCACGGTCATCGAGCAGTTGCCGCAGGCGCTCTATCGCGTCAGCCTCGATTCGGGGCACGTGATCACTGCGCACGGCACCGGGGACATCCGCAGGAACTTCGTGCGGATCCTGGTGGGGGATCGGGTGGTTGTGCGGGTGTCGCCGTTGGACGTCACGCGCGGCCGGATCGTAGAAAGGCTTAGGTAG
- the map gene encoding type I methionyl aminopeptidase translates to MITCRSAEELVKLRAANQLVARILEELRGLVVPGATTAGIDAEAERLVREAGALPAFKGYRGFPATICASRNHEVVHGIPSGQALVEGDILSIDMGVKLDGYYGDSAVTVGVGAISAEAQRLLDVTDASLYRGIDAVRPGARVSDIGHAVQAYVEAQGFTVVREFVGHGIGTKLHEEPQIPNYGPAGRGPRLSEGMVLAIEPMVNAGRAAVRVLSDGWTAVTADGLLSAHFEHTVAVTAEGAEILTLRTAPAAVGER, encoded by the coding sequence GTGATCACGTGCCGGTCGGCTGAGGAGCTCGTGAAGCTTCGGGCGGCCAACCAGTTGGTGGCCCGGATCCTCGAGGAGCTGCGAGGGCTGGTGGTGCCGGGGGCCACGACGGCCGGCATCGACGCCGAGGCCGAACGGCTGGTACGTGAGGCGGGCGCACTGCCGGCGTTCAAGGGGTATCGCGGGTTTCCCGCAACCATCTGCGCGTCGCGCAACCACGAGGTGGTGCACGGCATCCCGTCGGGGCAGGCGCTGGTGGAGGGCGACATCCTCTCGATCGACATGGGGGTGAAGCTCGACGGGTACTACGGGGACTCGGCGGTGACCGTGGGCGTGGGCGCGATCAGCGCCGAGGCGCAGCGGTTACTGGACGTGACCGACGCCTCGCTCTACCGGGGTATCGACGCGGTCCGGCCGGGCGCGCGAGTGTCCGACATCGGGCATGCGGTCCAGGCTTACGTGGAGGCCCAGGGGTTCACGGTGGTCCGGGAGTTCGTGGGTCACGGCATCGGCACGAAGCTGCACGAGGAGCCGCAGATTCCCAACTACGGACCGGCGGGACGCGGGCCGCGGTTGTCCGAGGGCATGGTGCTCGCGATCGAGCCCATGGTGAACGCGGGACGCGCGGCGGTGCGGGTGTTGTCGGACGGCTGGACGGCGGTGACGGCGGACGGCCTGCTGTCGGCGCACTTCGAGCACACGGTGGCGGTCACGGCCGAGGGCGCGGAGATCCTGACGCTCAGGACGGCGCCGGCGGCGGTGGGAGAGAGGTGA
- a CDS encoding adenylate kinase has protein sequence MLGPPGAGKGTQATRLARHYNVPKVSTGDILRESAAAGTALGLEARARIDQGNLVSDEVAIAIVRERLSRQDVAFGFILDGFPRTVAQAEALDEMMWGRSPLTVLHIVVPVDVLVGRLHARRICGVCGTNADPTKPDVGVCANCGGALVTRADDDEQVVRNRLQIYENRTAPLVNYYQGRPTLFTIDGNLSPDAVAAAMKDALASAMGVAQGGAR, from the coding sequence ATGCTCGGCCCGCCAGGCGCGGGCAAGGGCACGCAAGCCACCCGGCTGGCGCGGCATTACAACGTCCCGAAGGTGTCCACCGGGGACATCCTGCGGGAATCGGCGGCGGCCGGTACGGCGCTGGGACTCGAGGCGCGCGCGCGCATCGATCAGGGCAATCTGGTGAGCGACGAGGTGGCCATTGCCATCGTCCGGGAACGTCTCTCTCGACAAGACGTCGCTTTTGGGTTTATCCTTGATGGTTTCCCGCGGACGGTCGCACAGGCCGAAGCGCTGGACGAGATGATGTGGGGACGGTCCCCGCTGACCGTGTTGCACATCGTGGTGCCGGTCGACGTGCTGGTCGGGCGGCTGCACGCGCGACGCATCTGCGGTGTGTGCGGCACCAACGCGGACCCGACCAAGCCGGACGTCGGGGTCTGCGCCAACTGCGGCGGCGCGCTGGTGACGCGGGCCGATGACGATGAGCAGGTGGTCCGCAATCGCCTGCAGATCTACGAGAACCGGACGGCGCCGCTGGTGAACTACTACCAGGGCCGGCCGACGCTCTTCACGATTGACGGCAACCTGTCGCCCGACGCCGTGGCTGCTGCGATGAAGGATGCGCTGGCATCGGCGATGGGTGTAGCCCAGGGAGGCGCACGGTGA